The proteins below are encoded in one region of Bosea sp. BIWAKO-01:
- a CDS encoding bifunctional helix-turn-helix domain-containing protein/methylated-DNA--[protein]-cysteine S-methyltransferase has translation MPAEADFPAPAPGSDYDTVRRILAYITENWREQPTIEAIADAAGATPTDVHHLFRRWCGLTPKAFLQAITLDHAKGLLGSSASVLDTALEVGLSGPGRLHDLFVTHEAMSPGEWKSGGEGLRLSYGFHESPFGEALIVVTERGLAGLGWVSTSVDGGKVVGGRAEALADMMRRWPHADYRFDPASTRAYAGRIFDPKAWAAETPLRVVLIGTDFEVRVWETLLKIPVGRATTYGDVACHLGRPTAARAVGMAVGKNPISFVVPCHRVIGKSGALTGYHWGLTRKRAILGWEAGQTGGVTA, from the coding sequence CCGCGCCCGGATCCGACTACGATACGGTCCGGCGCATCCTGGCCTACATCACGGAGAACTGGCGCGAGCAGCCGACGATCGAGGCGATCGCGGACGCGGCCGGCGCGACGCCGACCGACGTGCACCATCTCTTCCGGCGCTGGTGTGGGCTCACCCCCAAGGCCTTTCTTCAGGCGATCACGCTTGACCATGCCAAGGGCCTGCTCGGGTCGTCGGCCAGCGTGCTCGACACGGCGCTGGAGGTTGGGCTCTCGGGCCCCGGTCGACTGCATGACCTCTTCGTCACGCATGAGGCGATGTCGCCGGGCGAGTGGAAGAGCGGTGGCGAGGGCCTGCGTCTCTCCTACGGCTTCCATGAGTCGCCCTTCGGCGAAGCGCTGATCGTGGTGACGGAACGCGGGCTTGCAGGACTCGGCTGGGTCTCGACCAGCGTCGATGGCGGCAAGGTCGTTGGCGGCCGGGCCGAGGCGCTGGCCGACATGATGCGGCGCTGGCCACATGCCGACTACCGCTTCGACCCGGCCTCGACCCGCGCCTATGCCGGCCGGATCTTCGACCCGAAGGCCTGGGCCGCCGAGACGCCATTGCGTGTCGTGCTGATCGGCACCGATTTCGAGGTGCGTGTCTGGGAGACCTTGCTGAAGATCCCGGTGGGCAGAGCGACGACCTATGGCGATGTCGCCTGCCATCTCGGCCGGCCAACGGCGGCGCGGGCAGTGGGCATGGCGGTCGGTAAGAATCCGATCTCCTTCGTCGTGCCCTGCCATCGCGTCATCGGAAAGTCCGGGGCGCTGACCGGCTATCACTGGGGCCTGACGCGCAAGCGCGCCATCCTCGGCTGGGAGGCAGGCCAGACCGGCGGGGTGACGGCCTGA